A genome region from Jeongeupia sp. HS-3 includes the following:
- a CDS encoding DUF1090 domain-containing protein codes for MRIGIKIVVSGNLSGVDRVSLMDRVQMPFGMRAPSRTRNKPVNMKSRVALMSLSGFLIVGMANAAGEVCTAKISDIENQIRQAREQHNDNRVQGLETALQQTRANCSEAGEQAKLEQRRADANAEVAEAQRDVSKAQRTLDQAKSEGRSAKKIADRQQKLDKAQRKLSERKAELKALGSM; via the coding sequence GTGCGCATCGGCATCAAGATCGTGGTTTCAGGGAACCTGTCCGGTGTTGATCGGGTCAGTTTAATGGATCGGGTGCAAATGCCGTTTGGCATGCGTGCCCCGAGTAGAACAAGGAACAAGCCCGTGAATATGAAATCCCGTGTTGCACTGATGTCGCTCTCCGGCTTCCTGATCGTTGGCATGGCCAACGCCGCCGGCGAGGTTTGCACCGCCAAGATCAGCGATATTGAAAACCAGATTCGCCAGGCGCGCGAGCAACATAATGACAATCGCGTCCAAGGTCTCGAAACCGCGCTGCAGCAAACCCGTGCCAATTGTAGCGAGGCAGGCGAGCAAGCCAAGCTTGAGCAACGACGTGCCGATGCCAACGCCGAGGTGGCGGAAGCACAGCGAGATGTAAGTAAGGCACAGCGCACGCTGGATCAGGCCAAGTCCGAAGGACGCAGTGCCAAAAAGATCGCCGACAGACAGCAGAAACTGGATAAAGCGCAACGCAAGCTGAGTGAGCGCAAGGCGGAGCTCAAGGCGCTGGGGTCGATGTAG
- the ettA gene encoding energy-dependent translational throttle protein EttA yields MAQYVMSMLRVSKIVPPKRQIIKDISLSFFPGAKIGLLGLNGSGKSTVLRIMAGADKEFDGEVQHLAGVKIGYLEQEPKLDNEATVRQEVESGMGEVMAAQKRLEEVYAEYAMEDADFDALADEQGRLEAIISAGAGDNTELQMELAADALRLPPWDAKIGLLSGGEKRRVALCKLLLSKPDMLLLDEPTNHLDAESVEWLEQFLVRFPGTVVAVTHDRYFLDNAAEWILELDRGHGIPWKGNYSSWLEQKEARLKQEESTESARQKALHKELEWVRQNPKARQAKSKARIARFEELSSFEHQKRNETQEIFIPVAERLGNQVIDFNGVSKSFGDRLLMDNFSFSAPAGAIVGIIGPNGAGKSTLFKMIAGKEQPDSGTVEIGQTVQTAFVEQSREGLEDDKTVFDDVSGGNDILTVGKFEMSSRAYLGRFNFKGGDQQKKVGMLSGGERGRLHLAKTLLKGGNVLMLDEPSNDLDVETLRALEDALLEFAGTAFVISHDRWFLDRIATHIIAAEGDSQWTFFDGNYQEYEADKKKRLGEEGAKPKRIRYKPVTR; encoded by the coding sequence ATGGCTCAATATGTAATGTCGATGCTCCGCGTGAGCAAGATCGTCCCGCCGAAACGGCAGATCATCAAGGACATCTCGCTCTCGTTCTTCCCTGGTGCCAAGATCGGCCTGCTCGGCCTGAACGGCTCGGGTAAATCCACCGTGCTGCGCATCATGGCCGGCGCCGACAAGGAGTTCGACGGCGAAGTCCAGCATCTGGCCGGCGTGAAGATCGGTTATCTCGAACAGGAACCGAAGCTCGACAACGAAGCCACCGTGCGCCAGGAAGTCGAATCGGGCATGGGCGAAGTGATGGCGGCGCAAAAGCGCCTCGAAGAGGTGTACGCCGAATACGCCATGGAAGATGCCGACTTCGACGCGCTGGCCGACGAACAGGGCCGGCTTGAAGCGATCATTTCCGCCGGCGCCGGCGACAACACCGAGCTGCAGATGGAACTGGCCGCCGACGCACTGCGCCTGCCGCCATGGGATGCCAAGATCGGCCTGCTCTCCGGTGGTGAAAAGCGCCGCGTCGCGTTGTGCAAGCTGCTGCTCTCCAAGCCCGACATGCTGCTGCTCGATGAACCGACCAACCACCTGGACGCCGAATCGGTCGAATGGCTGGAACAGTTCCTGGTGCGCTTCCCCGGCACCGTGGTTGCGGTGACCCACGATCGCTACTTCCTCGACAACGCCGCCGAGTGGATTCTCGAACTCGACCGCGGTCACGGCATTCCGTGGAAGGGCAATTACTCGAGCTGGCTGGAGCAAAAAGAAGCCCGCTTGAAGCAGGAAGAAAGCACCGAATCGGCTCGCCAAAAGGCGCTGCACAAGGAACTGGAATGGGTGCGCCAGAACCCGAAGGCGCGTCAGGCCAAATCCAAGGCGCGGATTGCCCGCTTTGAAGAATTGAGCAGCTTCGAGCACCAGAAGCGCAATGAAACGCAGGAAATCTTCATTCCGGTCGCCGAACGCCTCGGCAATCAGGTGATCGATTTCAACGGTGTGTCCAAATCGTTTGGCGACCGGCTGCTGATGGACAACTTCAGCTTCTCGGCCCCGGCCGGTGCCATCGTCGGCATTATCGGCCCGAACGGCGCCGGTAAATCGACGCTGTTCAAGATGATCGCCGGCAAGGAGCAGCCGGATTCGGGCACCGTGGAAATCGGCCAGACCGTGCAAACGGCCTTCGTCGAGCAAAGCCGCGAAGGGCTGGAAGACGACAAGACCGTGTTCGACGATGTCTCCGGTGGCAACGACATCCTCACCGTCGGCAAGTTCGAGATGAGCAGCCGCGCCTATCTGGGCCGCTTCAACTTCAAGGGCGGCGATCAGCAGAAGAAGGTCGGCATGCTCTCCGGTGGCGAGCGCGGCCGTCTGCATCTGGCCAAGACGCTGCTCAAGGGCGGCAACGTGCTGATGCTCGATGAACCGTCCAACGACCTTGACGTCGAAACCCTGCGCGCGCTCGAAGATGCGCTGCTGGAATTCGCCGGCACCGCCTTCGTGATCTCGCACGATCGCTGGTTCCTTGACCGCATCGCCACGCACATCATCGCGGCCGAAGGCGATTCGCAATGGACCTTCTTCGACGGCAACTATCAGGAATACGAAGCCGACAAGAAGAAACGTCTGGGCGAAGAAGGCGCGAAACCGAAGCGCATCCGCTATAAGCCGGTGACGCGCTAA
- a CDS encoding MFS transporter: MTTPLSTTTASAHRPLNRDDFRTLTLSALGGALEFYDFVIYVFFAAVIGNLFFPPDMPDWLRLLQTFGIFAAGYLARPLGGIIIAHFGDKLGRKKMFTLSIFLMAVPTLAIGLMPTYASIGIAAPLLLLLFRVMQGAAIGGEVPGAWVFVAEHAPANRTGIAVGTLTAGLTAGILLGSLVAAAINTRYSPEDVAGYAWRIPFILGGVFGFFAVYLRRFLQETPIFKELHANKALADGLPLKATLREHASAVVVTMLLTWVLSAAIVVVILYTPTYLQKVQHIAPALALQANSLATLALTLGCIVFGAAADRFGARSTMLIGFIGLFASSYHFYTGLPGTDSTLLVNYTLTGFFVGAIATVPFVAVRAFPAAVRFTGLSFSYNVAYAIFGGLTPMLLTLWVQRDALAPGHYIAAIALLGIALGFVPLAGRKHSIATTLARA; this comes from the coding sequence ATGACTACGCCCCTCTCGACGACGACCGCATCGGCCCATCGCCCACTGAACCGCGATGATTTCCGCACGCTGACGCTGTCCGCCCTTGGCGGCGCGCTCGAATTCTACGACTTCGTCATCTACGTCTTTTTCGCCGCCGTCATCGGCAACCTGTTCTTCCCGCCGGACATGCCGGACTGGCTGCGCCTGCTGCAGACCTTCGGCATCTTCGCCGCCGGCTATCTGGCGCGACCGCTGGGCGGGATCATCATTGCCCACTTCGGCGACAAGCTCGGCCGCAAGAAGATGTTCACGCTGTCGATTTTCCTGATGGCCGTGCCGACGCTGGCGATTGGCCTGATGCCGACCTACGCCAGCATCGGCATTGCCGCGCCGCTGCTGCTGCTGCTGTTCCGCGTGATGCAGGGCGCCGCGATCGGCGGCGAAGTCCCCGGCGCTTGGGTGTTCGTGGCCGAACACGCCCCGGCCAACCGCACCGGCATTGCTGTCGGCACGCTGACGGCCGGCCTCACCGCCGGCATCCTGCTCGGTTCGCTCGTCGCCGCGGCAATCAACACCCGCTACAGCCCGGAAGACGTGGCCGGCTACGCGTGGCGGATTCCGTTCATCCTCGGCGGCGTGTTCGGCTTCTTCGCCGTCTACCTGCGCCGGTTTCTGCAGGAAACGCCGATTTTCAAGGAGCTGCACGCCAACAAGGCGCTGGCCGACGGCCTGCCGCTGAAGGCCACGCTGCGCGAGCACGCCAGCGCCGTGGTGGTCACGATGCTGCTGACCTGGGTGCTGTCGGCCGCGATCGTGGTGGTGATTCTTTACACACCAACCTATCTGCAAAAAGTCCAGCACATCGCCCCAGCGCTGGCGCTGCAGGCCAACAGTCTTGCGACCCTGGCGCTGACGCTGGGCTGCATTGTGTTCGGCGCAGCGGCCGACCGCTTTGGCGCACGCAGTACCATGCTGATCGGCTTTATCGGCCTGTTCGCCAGCAGCTACCACTTCTACACCGGCCTGCCGGGCACCGACTCGACGCTGCTGGTCAATTACACGCTCACGGGCTTCTTCGTCGGCGCCATCGCCACCGTGCCGTTCGTGGCCGTGCGCGCCTTCCCTGCGGCGGTGCGCTTTACCGGGCTTTCGTTCTCGTACAACGTCGCCTACGCCATTTTCGGCGGGCTGACGCCGATGCTGCTGACGCTGTGGGTACAGCGCGATGCGCTCGCTCCCGGGCATTACATCGCCGCCATTGCCTTGCTTGGCATCGCGCTGGGTTTCGTGCCGCTGGCGGGACGCAAACACAGCATCGCCACCACTCTGGCTCGCGCCTGA
- a CDS encoding glutathione S-transferase family protein: MITLFTFGPGLSLPDPSPFVTKTDVLLKMSGLSYQTQSGSIFSAPKGKLPYIDDDGHKVTDSTFIRAYLEDHYNIDFDEGYSSTQKALAWAVEKMLEDHLYFAVQALRWENDANFERGPAEFFRGVPAPMRAGFKAMIRRRVSRDLHGQGMGRHTPDEQFELARRDIDAVAELLGNKPYLLGDAICAADATVFAFLLGTLCPRFESALRRYTEQHKPLVAYVERMMERFYPDFTGCKKA, encoded by the coding sequence ATGATTACGCTGTTTACCTTCGGCCCCGGCCTGAGCCTGCCCGACCCCAGCCCCTTCGTTACCAAGACGGATGTGCTGTTGAAAATGTCCGGCCTGTCCTACCAGACTCAGTCTGGCAGCATCTTCAGTGCGCCCAAGGGCAAGCTGCCCTATATCGACGACGACGGCCACAAGGTCACCGACTCGACCTTCATCCGCGCCTATCTCGAAGACCATTACAACATCGATTTCGATGAAGGCTATTCGTCGACCCAAAAAGCGTTGGCGTGGGCAGTCGAGAAGATGCTCGAAGACCACCTGTACTTCGCGGTGCAGGCGCTGCGCTGGGAAAACGACGCCAACTTCGAACGCGGCCCGGCCGAATTCTTCCGCGGCGTGCCCGCGCCGATGCGCGCCGGATTCAAGGCTATGATCCGCCGCCGCGTCAGCCGCGATCTGCACGGCCAGGGCATGGGCCGACATACGCCGGACGAGCAGTTCGAACTCGCCCGCCGCGACATCGACGCGGTCGCCGAGCTGCTTGGCAACAAGCCCTACCTGCTTGGCGACGCGATCTGCGCTGCCGACGCGACGGTGTTCGCCTTCCTGCTCGGCACGCTGTGCCCGCGCTTCGAATCGGCGCTGCGCCGCTATACCGAGCAGCACAAGCCGCTGGTCGCGTACGTCGAACGGATGATGGAGCGCTTCTACCCGGATTTCACCGGCTGCAAGAAGGCCTAG
- a CDS encoding LysE/ArgO family amino acid transporter — MNPIYWQGLALGGSLVIAIGAQNAHVLRMALLRRHALLTAAVCALCDIVLISLGLAGMGTLLAASPTLLTAARWGGAAYLLWYAFGALRAAFKPAALDASHQGASINRRQALATALGFSLLNPHVYLDTVLLLGSVGGRYDGIARLQFGLGAISASLLWFFGLSLAARALAPWLARPIVWRLLDLLTAVVMFALALMLLRG, encoded by the coding sequence ATGAACCCGATCTACTGGCAGGGACTGGCGCTGGGCGGCAGCCTGGTCATCGCCATCGGCGCGCAGAACGCCCACGTGCTGCGCATGGCGCTGCTGCGCCGGCACGCGCTGCTGACCGCGGCGGTCTGCGCGCTGTGCGACATCGTGCTGATTTCACTCGGCCTCGCCGGCATGGGCACACTGCTCGCCGCATCGCCGACGCTGCTGACGGCGGCACGCTGGGGCGGCGCCGCCTACCTGCTCTGGTATGCGTTCGGTGCACTGCGCGCCGCCTTCAAGCCCGCCGCACTGGATGCGTCGCATCAGGGCGCCAGCATTAACCGGCGGCAGGCGCTGGCAACCGCGCTGGGCTTCAGCCTGCTCAACCCGCATGTCTATCTCGACACCGTGCTGCTGCTCGGCAGCGTCGGTGGCCGTTATGACGGGATTGCGAGGCTCCAGTTCGGCCTCGGCGCGATATCGGCATCGTTGCTGTGGTTCTTCGGGCTGTCGCTCGCGGCCAGAGCGCTTGCTCCGTGGCTGGCGCGGCCCATCGTCTGGCGGCTGCTCGACCTGCTGACCGCCGTGGTGATGTTCGCGCTGGCCCTCATGCTGCTGCGCGGCTGA
- a CDS encoding YkgJ family cysteine cluster protein, protein MSTSTYKKLIHVSTLENLDTWARYRNGMCFDCKSACCSMPVEVKLPDLVRMGEVDAFEAEHEQPKQIAKRLQKAGVIEHFNFKHGVFTLARRSSGECTYLDADTRLCTVYDLRPNTCRNHPKIGPRPGFCAYRNK, encoded by the coding sequence ATGTCCACGTCCACGTACAAAAAACTGATCCACGTCTCCACGCTTGAGAACCTCGACACCTGGGCGCGCTATCGCAATGGCATGTGCTTTGACTGCAAATCAGCCTGTTGCAGCATGCCGGTCGAGGTCAAGCTGCCCGATCTGGTGCGCATGGGCGAGGTCGACGCTTTCGAGGCCGAGCATGAGCAACCGAAACAGATTGCCAAGCGCCTGCAAAAGGCCGGCGTGATCGAACACTTCAACTTCAAGCACGGTGTCTTCACGCTAGCGCGCCGTTCCAGTGGTGAATGCACTTATCTGGATGCCGATACGCGGCTGTGCACCGTCTACGACCTGCGCCCCAACACCTGCAGAAACCACCCGAAGATCGGCCCGCGTCCGGGCTTTTGCGCTTACCGCAACAAGTAG
- a CDS encoding carbohydrate ABC transporter permease: MNQLVVQALVLPVPKAPPRWYRLRRQVKGAVLALPRYAALLLFGAFTVFPFWWATAVALSMDGSQIWTFPAAFLPTDPGWHWFGRVFDEMPFWRYFANSLLIATATTVLVLLLTIPCAYALSQMAFRGRNALFLLLLATLMVPAEVAIVPNFITCARLGLLDSYAAVVLPNVAGAFGVFLMRQAFQDVPVEILDAARVDGAGEFGVMWRVAVPMAKPMIATLAVFTFVAAWNDYLWPAVVLKERLKMPLAVGIFNDLTGPFAVSTNLVMAAIVLSVIPVVGAFALAQRVFLGGGGLIGR; encoded by the coding sequence ATGAATCAGCTCGTTGTTCAAGCGCTGGTCCTGCCGGTACCGAAGGCGCCGCCGCGCTGGTACCGGTTGCGCCGGCAGGTGAAGGGCGCCGTGCTGGCGCTGCCGCGTTACGCGGCCTTGCTGCTGTTCGGTGCGTTCACGGTGTTTCCGTTCTGGTGGGCGACGGCGGTTGCGCTGTCGATGGACGGTTCGCAGATCTGGACGTTCCCCGCTGCGTTCCTGCCCACAGATCCGGGCTGGCACTGGTTCGGCCGGGTATTCGACGAAATGCCGTTCTGGCGCTATTTCGCCAACTCGCTGCTGATCGCAACCGCCACGACGGTGCTGGTTCTGCTGCTGACGATCCCGTGTGCGTACGCGCTGTCGCAGATGGCGTTTCGTGGCCGGAACGCGCTGTTCCTGCTGCTGCTGGCGACGCTGATGGTGCCGGCCGAGGTCGCCATCGTGCCGAACTTCATCACCTGCGCCCGGCTGGGCCTGCTCGACAGCTACGCCGCTGTGGTGCTGCCGAATGTCGCCGGCGCGTTTGGCGTGTTCCTGATGCGCCAGGCGTTTCAGGATGTGCCGGTGGAAATCCTCGATGCGGCGCGCGTCGATGGTGCCGGCGAGTTCGGCGTGATGTGGCGGGTGGCCGTGCCGATGGCGAAGCCGATGATCGCGACGCTGGCGGTATTCACCTTCGTCGCGGCGTGGAACGATTATCTGTGGCCGGCGGTGGTGCTGAAGGAGCGGCTGAAGATGCCGCTTGCCGTCGGCATTTTCAACGATCTGACCGGGCCGTTCGCGGTGTCGACCAATCTGGTGATGGCGGCGATCGTGCTCTCGGTGATCCCGGTCGTCGGCGCGTTCGCGCTGGCGCAGCGCGTGTTCCTCGGCGGTGGCGGGCTGATCGGGCGCTAG
- a CDS encoding TonB family protein — protein sequence MQLFTYTTSDGQRSPYWLWLALIVSLLGHLSLLLLKPQQQSGSASADSPPLQMRLVKTPRPNAPAVPTPAEPVVDLEPVKPKVKEPVQVRGRSDYAVPKSAAKPTRQRKQAAASAPAVAAQPQLDLNYHEIEMKGLDDAIGVRPDGKQKKLVTRYADLPKEGGEAEEDSATRAQQRPDTRAMFGLWEAQIRSKVERIGTMNYPRDEKGKPLQGLLRFRLVLNGDGTIADAEVEETSGDPRLDAETLKIIRYAAPFGPVPRPLLDRNGKITLVRYYRFVNERTRWSN from the coding sequence ATGCAGTTGTTCACTTACACGACGTCCGACGGACAACGATCACCGTACTGGCTTTGGCTGGCGCTGATCGTGTCCTTGCTCGGGCATCTCTCGCTGCTGCTGCTCAAACCCCAGCAACAATCGGGTAGCGCCTCCGCCGACAGTCCGCCGTTGCAGATGCGCTTGGTGAAAACACCACGCCCGAATGCACCGGCCGTGCCCACCCCGGCCGAGCCGGTTGTCGATCTGGAACCGGTCAAGCCCAAGGTCAAGGAACCGGTGCAGGTGCGTGGCCGCTCGGACTATGCCGTACCGAAATCCGCAGCCAAACCGACGCGGCAACGCAAGCAGGCTGCCGCCAGCGCCCCCGCCGTGGCAGCGCAGCCGCAGCTTGACCTGAACTATCACGAGATCGAAATGAAGGGGCTGGACGACGCCATCGGCGTGCGTCCGGACGGCAAGCAGAAGAAGCTGGTGACCCGTTACGCCGATCTGCCCAAAGAAGGCGGTGAGGCGGAGGAAGACAGCGCCACGCGCGCGCAGCAACGCCCGGATACGCGGGCGATGTTCGGCCTGTGGGAGGCGCAGATCCGCAGCAAGGTCGAGCGCATCGGCACGATGAACTATCCGCGCGACGAAAAGGGCAAACCCTTGCAGGGCCTGCTGCGGTTCCGGTTGGTGCTCAACGGCGACGGCACCATCGCCGACGCCGAGGTTGAGGAAACCTCCGGCGATCCGCGGCTCGACGCCGAGACGCTGAAAATCATCCGCTACGCCGCGCCATTCGGCCCGGTGCCAAGGCCACTGCTTGATCGCAACGGCAAAATCACCCTGGTGCGCTACTACCGCTTTGTGAACGAGCGCACGCGCTGGAGCAATTAA
- a CDS encoding carbohydrate ABC transporter permease, translating to MPMPGVHPRTAYLFIAPFFAVFAVFTLWPMLFNLWLAFRDYFPQTGNSMWNGFAHFVELADSARFGHALKNSLIFLLLVPPLQVGALALALLVHARLPGIGFFRALYYLPVVIAVSIAAVVWQQVLRFDGLFNWFLESIHLIGFGEQPDWLGDRQLALYAVMAFSFWKNVGYYMVLYLAGLQTVPREPLEAAEIDGADAWQRLRHVVLPALQPVILLCTLLSTIQALKAFQEVIVLTDGQADTQTALVFVYGVAFFGHNFGLAAAAGLIVTLVCLALAAVQLRFFGEHGLLRRGGGL from the coding sequence ATGCCCATGCCCGGCGTCCATCCCCGTACCGCCTACCTGTTCATCGCGCCGTTCTTCGCGGTGTTCGCGGTGTTCACGCTCTGGCCGATGCTGTTCAACCTGTGGCTGGCGTTCCGCGACTACTTTCCGCAAACCGGCAACAGCATGTGGAACGGCTTCGCGCATTTCGTCGAGCTGGCCGACTCGGCGCGTTTCGGTCACGCGCTGAAAAACTCGCTGATCTTCCTGCTGCTGGTGCCGCCGCTGCAGGTCGGCGCGCTCGCGCTGGCCTTGCTGGTGCATGCCCGCCTGCCCGGGATCGGCTTCTTTCGGGCGCTGTACTACCTGCCGGTGGTGATCGCAGTATCGATCGCCGCGGTGGTCTGGCAGCAGGTGCTGCGCTTCGACGGGCTGTTCAACTGGTTTCTGGAATCTATCCACCTGATCGGCTTCGGCGAGCAGCCGGACTGGCTCGGCGACCGCCAGCTGGCGCTGTATGCGGTGATGGCCTTCTCGTTCTGGAAGAACGTCGGCTACTACATGGTGCTCTACCTTGCCGGGCTGCAGACGGTGCCGCGCGAACCGCTTGAGGCGGCGGAGATCGACGGCGCCGATGCCTGGCAGCGCTTGCGCCATGTGGTGCTGCCGGCGCTGCAGCCGGTGATCCTGCTATGCACGCTGCTGTCGACGATCCAGGCGCTCAAGGCCTTTCAGGAAGTGATCGTGCTGACCGATGGACAGGCCGATACCCAGACCGCGCTGGTCTTTGTCTACGGCGTCGCCTTCTTCGGCCACAACTTCGGCCTTGCTGCGGCGGCCGGGCTGATCGTGACGCTGGTCTGTCTCGCGCTCGCAGCGGTGCAGCTGCGCTTTTTCGGCGAGCACGGCCTGCTGCGTCGTGGAGGAGGGCTATGA
- a CDS encoding VF530 family DNA-binding protein produces MTDTQVSNPLHGVTLEKMLIDLVDFFGWEELSRKIDIRCFVTNPSIKSSLTFLRRTPWARAEVERLYAYCLQRYGRQHQ; encoded by the coding sequence ATGACCGATACCCAAGTCAGTAACCCGCTACACGGCGTAACGCTGGAAAAAATGCTGATTGATCTGGTGGATTTTTTCGGCTGGGAAGAACTCAGCCGGAAGATCGACATCCGCTGCTTTGTGACCAACCCCAGCATCAAATCCAGCCTCACCTTCTTGCGCCGCACCCCGTGGGCGCGCGCCGAGGTCGAGCGGCTGTACGCGTATTGCCTGCAGCGCTATGGGCGCCAGCATCAGTAG
- a CDS encoding GyrI-like domain-containing protein has product MSVRIDQHDGADLIGVSLRTSVRDGRNQRDITAAWQAVIAEDKLAAIPGRIGAPYPFYGVVYDFDPDTTDFSYLIGVPVTAGSVAPAGFVALQLAPARYAVLTTEPTASEADFIGAIQQGWPAIMAWLNASEYTHSGTSEFEYYDERGEPGRSDRTMEIWLPIQPK; this is encoded by the coding sequence ATGAGTGTACGAATCGATCAACACGATGGCGCCGATCTGATCGGCGTAAGCCTGCGCACCTCGGTGCGCGACGGCCGCAACCAGCGCGACATCACCGCCGCATGGCAAGCGGTGATAGCCGAGGACAAGCTAGCGGCCATTCCCGGCCGTATTGGCGCGCCGTACCCGTTTTACGGCGTCGTTTATGATTTCGACCCGGATACCACCGATTTCAGCTATCTGATCGGCGTTCCGGTCACCGCCGGCAGCGTCGCCCCGGCGGGATTTGTGGCGCTGCAACTGGCGCCGGCACGCTACGCGGTGCTGACGACCGAGCCGACGGCGAGCGAGGCCGATTTCATCGGAGCGATCCAGCAGGGCTGGCCGGCGATCATGGCGTGGCTGAACGCATCCGAGTACACCCACAGCGGGACGTCGGAATTCGAGTATTACGACGAACGCGGCGAACCGGGACGCAGCGACCGCACCATGGAAATCTGGTTGCCGATCCAGCCCAAGTAA
- a CDS encoding LysR family transcriptional regulator ArgP, with product MFDGKLTEAFLAVIREGSFERAAAVLHLTQSAVSQRIRALESRFGQTLLTRGRPCVPTGAGQTLLRYLDRIRLLEEEALRTLAGPGEGPSRLALAVNADSLHAWLPRVLAETLAGSPFTIELQVDNEDYTHELLARGEVLACVSARADAMRGCIAEPLGVLRYVCAATPRFAVRYFPDGVSRAALLHAPGLLYNRKDAMLGAYLARHFGITEGHYPAHLMPSSQAFVDFALLDVGYVLVPELAVGAHLANGALIDLLPARPHDVPLYWHAWQIQAPMVDALFRRIVAAARAVLRQPEA from the coding sequence ATGTTCGACGGCAAACTCACCGAAGCGTTTCTGGCTGTGATCCGCGAAGGCAGTTTCGAGCGGGCCGCGGCGGTATTGCATCTGACGCAATCGGCGGTATCGCAGCGCATTCGCGCACTCGAGTCGCGCTTTGGCCAAACCTTGCTGACGCGGGGCCGACCTTGCGTGCCGACCGGCGCTGGCCAGACGCTGCTGCGCTATCTGGACCGGATACGGCTGCTGGAGGAAGAAGCGCTGCGCACGCTGGCCGGCCCCGGCGAAGGGCCGTCGCGGCTGGCGCTGGCGGTCAATGCCGACAGCCTGCATGCGTGGCTGCCGAGGGTGCTGGCCGAAACGCTGGCCGGTTCGCCGTTCACCATCGAATTGCAGGTCGACAACGAGGATTACACGCACGAATTGCTCGCACGCGGTGAGGTGCTTGCATGCGTGTCGGCGCGGGCCGATGCGATGCGCGGCTGCATTGCCGAGCCGCTGGGCGTGCTGCGTTATGTGTGTGCGGCAACGCCGCGCTTTGCCGTGCGCTATTTCCCCGATGGTGTGAGTCGTGCCGCGCTGCTGCATGCGCCCGGGCTGCTGTACAACCGCAAGGATGCGATGCTCGGCGCCTACCTGGCACGGCATTTCGGTATCACCGAAGGTCATTACCCGGCGCATCTGATGCCGTCGTCACAGGCTTTCGTCGATTTCGCACTGCTCGACGTCGGCTATGTACTGGTGCCCGAACTCGCGGTCGGCGCGCACTTGGCGAACGGCGCGCTGATCGACCTGTTGCCGGCGCGGCCGCACGATGTGCCGCTGTACTGGCATGCGTGGCAGATACAGGCGCCGATGGTCGATGCCTTGTTCCGCCGTATCGTCGCTGCCGCACGCGCGGTGTTGCGTCAGCCCGAGGCTTAA
- a CDS encoding GNAT family N-acetyltransferase — MSHAVTQVQAGDLPRLLAIWEAAVRASHDFLSEDDIQLYKPLVRDVYLRLPGLTLACVRDEHGDVAGFIGIANGSIEMLFVDPASHRQGMGRALLTHALDEHGATRVDANEQNTGAIGFYTRMGFVVESRSPLDGTGRAFPILHMRLASG, encoded by the coding sequence ATGAGCCACGCTGTAACGCAAGTACAGGCGGGCGATTTGCCGCGTCTGCTTGCCATCTGGGAGGCCGCGGTTCGGGCCAGCCATGATTTTCTGAGCGAAGACGATATCCAGCTCTACAAGCCGCTGGTGCGCGATGTTTACCTGCGACTGCCCGGGCTGACGCTGGCGTGCGTACGTGACGAGCATGGCGACGTGGCCGGCTTCATCGGGATTGCAAATGGCAGCATCGAAATGCTGTTTGTCGATCCTGCATCACACCGGCAGGGCATGGGCCGGGCACTGCTGACGCATGCGCTGGACGAGCATGGCGCCACGCGTGTCGATGCCAACGAGCAAAACACCGGGGCGATCGGGTTCTATACCCGCATGGGCTTCGTGGTGGAGAGCCGCTCGCCGCTGGACGGTACCGGAAGGGCGTTCCCTATCCTGCACATGCGCTTGGCCAGTGGCTGA